In Flavobacterium sp. N3904, one DNA window encodes the following:
- a CDS encoding fatty acid desaturase family protein, translating into MINTPPTFAKQDNLKFFRTLNSRVNSYFKENNLEKTGNWKIHLKTVILFTVFLVPYFLILTLDMPFWTHLLLTIVMGIGMAGIGMNVMHDANHGSYSTKSWVNKFMGGTIYVLAGNVHNWQVQHNVLHHTYTNIIGHDEDLEAGRIMRFSKEAEWHKFHKFQQYYAVFLYGLLTFNWAITTDFKQMRNYLKRKLSYGEPKSPKTLWTTLIITKVIYLSIWIVLPIVIGITWWKVLIGFFIMHYTAGLILSIVFQLAHVVDEASNPQPNEAGEMENTWAIHQLFTTVNFAPKNKIVNWYTGGLNHQIEHHIFPHISHVHYGKIAKIVKETAKECQLPYYEYKTMTAAVIAHFKHLRTLGLEPAL; encoded by the coding sequence ATGATCAATACCCCACCTACATTTGCAAAACAAGACAATCTAAAATTTTTTAGAACTCTTAACTCACGGGTTAACAGCTATTTCAAAGAAAACAATTTAGAGAAAACCGGAAACTGGAAAATACATTTGAAAACTGTAATTCTTTTCACTGTTTTTCTTGTTCCTTACTTTTTGATACTTACTTTAGACATGCCTTTCTGGACTCACTTGCTACTAACCATTGTTATGGGAATTGGAATGGCAGGCATTGGTATGAACGTAATGCACGATGCCAATCACGGATCTTATTCAACCAAAAGTTGGGTAAATAAATTTATGGGAGGAACTATTTATGTTTTAGCTGGCAACGTACATAACTGGCAAGTACAACACAACGTTTTACACCATACTTATACGAACATTATAGGTCATGATGAAGACTTGGAAGCAGGAAGAATTATGCGTTTCTCCAAAGAAGCTGAATGGCACAAATTTCATAAGTTTCAACAATATTATGCTGTGTTTTTATACGGATTATTGACTTTCAATTGGGCTATTACAACCGATTTTAAGCAAATGAGAAATTATCTCAAGAGAAAACTTTCATACGGAGAACCAAAAAGCCCAAAAACACTTTGGACAACTTTAATCATTACAAAAGTTATTTATTTATCCATCTGGATAGTGTTGCCTATTGTAATTGGAATCACTTGGTGGAAAGTGCTGATTGGATTTTTCATAATGCATTACACTGCCGGATTAATATTAAGTATTGTATTTCAATTGGCTCACGTAGTAGATGAAGCTTCCAATCCGCAACCAAATGAGGCTGGCGAAATGGAAAACACTTGGGCGATTCATCAATTGTTTACCACTGTAAATTTTGCTCCAAAAAACAAAATCGTAAACTGGTACACTGGAGGATTGAACCACCAAATCGAGCACCATATTTTTCCTCACATTAGTCATGTACATTATGGCAAAATTGCAAAAATTGTAAAAGAAACGGCAAAAGAATGTCAATTGCCTTACTATGAATACAAAACAATGACAGCTGCTGTTATTGCCCATTTCAAACATTTAAGAACATTGGGTCTAGAACCCGCTCTATAA
- a CDS encoding pyridoxal phosphate-dependent aminotransferase has product MSNPLSDRINNLATSQTLAMAALARELKAQGKDIISLSLGEPDFNTPDFIKEAAKKAIDENYSTYSPVEGYAELKEAICRKFKRDNDLDYKPSQIVVSTGAKQSLYNIAQVMLNDGDEVILPAPYWVSYFEIVKLSGGVPVEVPTSVETDFKITPEQLEAAITPKTKMMWFSSPCNPSGSVYNREELTALAKVLEKHPHVYVVADEIYEHINFSGTFCSIASIPGMLERTITVNGVAKAFAMTGWRIGYIGAPEFIAKACTKIQGQVTSGANSIAQRATITAVDADPSVLKHMVDAFHSRRDLVVGLLKEIPGVKINVPEGAFYVFPDVSSFFGKTLKGTLIKDANDFSMYLLAEACVATVTGDAFGNPNCIRFSYATSEELLKEALKRIKEAVSLTEVLA; this is encoded by the coding sequence ATGAGCAATCCACTTTCAGACAGAATTAACAATCTAGCTACATCACAAACATTAGCGATGGCTGCATTGGCAAGAGAATTAAAAGCACAAGGAAAAGACATTATCAGTTTAAGTCTTGGAGAACCTGACTTCAACACACCAGATTTCATCAAGGAGGCCGCAAAAAAAGCGATTGACGAAAATTACAGCACTTACTCTCCAGTGGAAGGTTATGCAGAGTTGAAAGAAGCTATTTGCAGAAAATTTAAAAGAGACAACGATTTAGATTACAAGCCATCACAAATTGTGGTTTCAACTGGAGCCAAACAATCTTTATACAACATTGCTCAAGTAATGCTTAATGACGGTGACGAGGTAATTTTACCGGCACCTTATTGGGTAAGTTATTTTGAAATTGTAAAATTATCAGGAGGAGTTCCTGTAGAAGTTCCTACTTCTGTAGAAACCGATTTCAAAATTACACCAGAACAACTAGAAGCAGCCATCACACCAAAAACAAAAATGATGTGGTTCAGTTCTCCTTGTAATCCGAGTGGATCGGTTTACAACAGAGAAGAGCTAACAGCTCTTGCAAAAGTTTTAGAAAAACACCCCCACGTCTATGTAGTTGCCGACGAAATTTATGAACACATCAATTTCTCAGGAACTTTTTGCAGTATTGCTTCTATTCCAGGAATGTTGGAAAGAACTATTACTGTAAATGGAGTTGCAAAAGCATTTGCGATGACAGGATGGAGAATTGGATACATCGGAGCTCCAGAATTTATCGCAAAAGCATGTACTAAAATCCAAGGGCAAGTTACTAGCGGAGCCAACAGCATTGCACAACGTGCTACTATTACCGCTGTAGACGCAGACCCATCTGTATTGAAACACATGGTTGACGCTTTCCATAGCCGTAGAGACTTAGTAGTTGGATTATTAAAAGAAATCCCAGGAGTAAAAATAAACGTTCCTGAAGGAGCATTCTACGTATTTCCAGACGTTTCATCTTTCTTCGGAAAAACATTGAAAGGAACACTTATCAAAGATGCCAATGATTTCTCTATGTATCTTTTGGCAGAAGCTTGTGTAGCAACTGTTACTGGTGACGCTTTTGGAAATCCAAATTGTATTCGTTTCTCTTATGCAACTAGCGAAGAATTATTAAAAGAAGCTTTAAAAAGAATTAAAGAAGCCGTTTCGCTTACTGAAGTTCTGGCATAA
- a CDS encoding AsmA-like C-terminal region-containing protein, with the protein MLKKILKIVGIVLVILVASLFAIPYFFKDQIKAKITEAINEKVDAKVSFVDADLSLFKNFPKATVTLDQLLIINKAPFEGDTLVSLGELNLNMSIKELFKGKDEAIQIEGVSSKNGFINIIFNKDGIGNFDIALKDNKAKDDGKSDPMLLKIQKYQIENFKFQYFDESSQVRMVIDSLNHEGKGDFNNSILDLDTKSTAKISLDMGKINYMKNVSLSLDAVLGIDLNQSKYTFKQNKALINQLPLEFDGFIQMVDAGQVYDLKFKTPTSSFKNFLGLIPAAYSSSLEGVKTTGDFTVNGFAKGMLTDTTIPKFNIAIASNNGSFQYPNLPKSVQSIVIDTKIVNETGIMNDTYVNLDKLSFRIDQDVFDAKANIKNISTNALVDAALKGTINLANLSKAYPIKLDKPLTGILKANVTTKFDMASVEKSQYQNINNAGTIGLTGFNYADANGKNMAISSALVQFNPSQVHLKQFNAKTGKSDLSVTGVLDNFYGFMFRKQELKGNFNMTSNQLVVNDFMTTATAPATTETKKAEPLKIPAFLNCTLTAKANTVLYDNLTLKDVSGKMIIKDEKVTLENVKTSIFGGTIGANGGVSTKGKTPVFDMNLNLNQVDIQQSFTQLEMLKKIAPLAGIVNGKLNSTIKLNGNLNATEMTPDLNSLSGDLIGQFLSTTLNANSSTMLKALSSNLKFIDLNKVNLNDIKAALTFKDGRVNVKPFDVKYQDIKATIGGTHGFDQNMDYNMKFNVPAKYLGTEANAYISKMSAADAAKFENIPVTAIVTGTFSNPKVSSDMKAVLTNLTMQLAKQQSDKLVKKGSAELDKLLNGGKKTETDTTKTNAQKEDIKKKAGDLINGLFKKKN; encoded by the coding sequence ATGCTAAAGAAAATTTTAAAAATCGTTGGAATTGTATTAGTAATTCTTGTTGCATCCCTATTTGCTATTCCGTATTTCTTCAAAGATCAAATCAAAGCCAAAATTACAGAAGCCATCAACGAAAAAGTAGATGCCAAAGTTTCTTTTGTGGATGCAGACTTGAGTTTATTCAAAAATTTTCCAAAAGCAACCGTTACTCTTGATCAATTATTGATTATCAATAAAGCTCCTTTTGAAGGTGATACATTGGTTTCTTTGGGTGAATTGAATTTAAATATGTCCATCAAAGAATTATTCAAAGGAAAGGACGAAGCCATACAAATTGAAGGTGTCAGTTCTAAAAACGGGTTTATCAATATTATTTTCAACAAAGATGGAATAGGCAATTTTGACATTGCATTGAAAGACAATAAAGCCAAAGACGATGGTAAAAGTGATCCGATGTTATTGAAAATTCAGAAATACCAAATTGAGAATTTTAAATTTCAATATTTTGACGAAAGCTCACAGGTTCGAATGGTTATTGATAGCTTAAACCATGAAGGGAAAGGTGATTTTAACAATTCAATATTAGATTTAGACACCAAATCGACTGCCAAAATTTCTCTAGACATGGGCAAAATCAATTACATGAAAAATGTGTCATTGTCACTGGATGCCGTTTTAGGAATCGATTTGAATCAAAGCAAATATACTTTCAAACAAAACAAAGCGCTGATCAATCAATTGCCTTTGGAATTTGATGGTTTTATTCAGATGGTTGATGCGGGTCAGGTTTATGATTTAAAATTTAAAACACCAACATCTTCGTTCAAGAACTTTTTGGGTTTAATTCCAGCTGCCTATTCTTCGAGTCTAGAAGGAGTGAAAACTACCGGAGATTTTACCGTTAATGGCTTTGCGAAAGGGATGTTGACCGATACAACCATTCCGAAATTTAACATTGCCATTGCATCCAACAACGGTTCTTTTCAATATCCGAACTTGCCAAAATCAGTTCAGAGTATCGTAATTGATACTAAAATCGTAAACGAAACCGGTATAATGAATGACACTTATGTCAATTTAGACAAACTTTCTTTTCGTATAGATCAGGATGTTTTTGATGCAAAAGCCAATATAAAAAATATCAGTACCAATGCATTGGTTGATGCTGCCTTGAAGGGAACTATTAATTTAGCTAATCTTTCGAAAGCCTATCCTATAAAGCTTGACAAGCCGCTTACTGGAATTTTGAAAGCGAATGTTACCACTAAATTTGACATGGCTTCGGTAGAAAAAAGTCAATATCAGAACATTAATAATGCAGGAACTATTGGTTTGACAGGATTTAATTATGCTGATGCCAATGGTAAAAATATGGCCATTAGTTCGGCTTTGGTACAATTTAATCCTAGTCAGGTACATCTGAAACAGTTCAATGCAAAAACAGGAAAAAGTGACCTAAGCGTAACGGGTGTCCTGGATAATTTTTATGGTTTTATGTTTCGAAAACAAGAATTGAAAGGGAATTTTAATATGACCTCAAATCAATTAGTTGTTAATGATTTCATGACCACAGCCACCGCTCCTGCAACTACTGAAACTAAGAAAGCAGAGCCTCTGAAAATTCCAGCTTTTTTAAATTGTACGCTTACCGCGAAAGCCAATACGGTTTTGTATGATAATTTGACTTTGAAAGATGTTTCTGGAAAAATGATTATCAAGGATGAAAAAGTAACCTTGGAAAATGTAAAAACATCTATTTTTGGAGGAACAATTGGCGCCAATGGAGGTGTGTCTACCAAAGGAAAAACTCCAGTTTTTGATATGAATTTAAATTTAAATCAAGTCGATATTCAACAGAGTTTTACTCAACTAGAAATGTTGAAAAAAATAGCTCCGTTGGCAGGAATTGTAAATGGAAAATTAAATTCAACTATCAAATTGAATGGGAATCTTAATGCTACAGAGATGACGCCGGATTTGAATTCTCTTTCGGGTGATTTGATAGGTCAATTTCTTTCTACAACTTTGAATGCCAATAGCTCGACCATGTTGAAAGCTTTGAGTTCTAATTTGAAATTTATAGATTTAAACAAAGTAAATCTAAATGACATAAAAGCGGCACTTACGTTTAAAGACGGAAGAGTCAATGTAAAACCTTTTGATGTAAAGTATCAGGATATAAAAGCTACTATTGGTGGTACTCACGGTTTTGATCAAAACATGGATTATAACATGAAATTTAATGTTCCTGCTAAATATCTGGGAACAGAAGCCAATGCCTATATTTCGAAAATGTCTGCTGCTGATGCGGCAAAATTCGAGAATATTCCTGTTACTGCTATTGTGACCGGGACGTTTAGTAATCCAAAAGTTTCATCGGATATGAAAGCGGTTTTGACAAACCTTACCATGCAATTGGCCAAACAACAATCGGATAAATTGGTTAAAAAAGGAAGTGCAGAATTGGATAAATTATTGAATGGCGGTAAAAAAACAGAAACTGACACCACTAAAACCAATGCACAAAAAGAAGATATTAAAAAGAAAGCGGGCGATTTAATTAACGGCTTATTTAAGAAAAAGAATTAA
- the sppA gene encoding signal peptide peptidase SppA: protein MRFLGNVMATIVGIFVFFMLFFFGIVLLGAIFGGEPEGIEVKSNSVIELNLENISNDYAGKYKDPWMDIFSEKKGIGLTDIINAIAAAKTDSDIKGISILNENSSLGLAQSKELREALNDFKTSGKFVMAYANNYSQRDYYLNSVANTIYLNPAGDLDFKGLSTEVMFFKDLQEKSGIKMEVIRHGKYKSAVEPFLENKMSDANREQTTALLNSVWNSIVADISVSRTISAGRLNEIATGLLARTPEMAKANKLIDIVAYEDVYHNAIKKILKVDADEDYNKVSMSDYAQNVATTSIDLNTDNQIAVIYAQGEIQSGEGDVNVIGEGSMRRSLQEARKNKDIKAIVLRVDSPGGSALTSDLIWREIELTKKVKPVVVSMGNYAASGGYYIACNANKIFAEKNTITGSIGVFGVLPNFSQLSTKIGINTEQVMTNDNANYSPFVPLNEKFKAVTLEGVERVYKTFVTHVAEGRKMTFAQVDSIAQGRVWTGSEALKIGLVDKIGNLNDALKEAASLAKIKTYSTQNFPEYEKNFSDILAKLPFAKSKEALIKEELGEENYFILQQIKKVQLQKGIQARMPFEINIQ from the coding sequence ATGAGATTTTTAGGAAATGTAATGGCCACTATTGTTGGTATTTTTGTTTTTTTTATGTTATTTTTCTTCGGAATTGTGCTTTTGGGAGCCATTTTTGGTGGTGAACCAGAAGGAATTGAAGTAAAAAGTAATTCGGTTATTGAATTAAATTTAGAAAATATTTCGAATGATTACGCCGGAAAATATAAAGATCCGTGGATGGATATTTTTTCTGAGAAAAAAGGAATCGGTCTTACGGATATAATTAATGCCATTGCTGCTGCAAAAACAGACAGTGATATCAAAGGGATTTCTATCTTAAATGAAAACTCCTCTTTAGGTTTGGCACAAAGTAAAGAATTGAGAGAAGCTTTGAATGACTTCAAAACCTCGGGTAAATTTGTGATGGCTTATGCCAATAATTATTCGCAAAGAGATTATTATTTAAATTCTGTAGCCAATACCATTTATTTGAATCCGGCTGGAGATTTAGATTTTAAAGGACTTTCGACCGAAGTTATGTTTTTTAAAGATTTACAAGAAAAATCAGGAATAAAGATGGAAGTTATTCGTCATGGCAAATACAAAAGTGCCGTAGAACCTTTCTTGGAAAATAAAATGAGTGATGCCAATAGAGAACAAACCACAGCATTGTTAAACTCGGTTTGGAACTCCATTGTTGCCGATATTTCGGTAAGCCGTACTATTTCTGCTGGGAGATTGAATGAAATCGCAACGGGTTTATTGGCTCGTACTCCAGAGATGGCAAAGGCCAACAAACTCATTGATATTGTAGCTTATGAAGACGTGTATCATAATGCTATAAAGAAAATTTTGAAGGTAGATGCGGATGAAGATTATAATAAAGTATCTATGTCTGATTACGCTCAAAATGTTGCGACCACCTCGATTGATCTAAATACCGATAATCAAATAGCTGTTATTTACGCTCAAGGCGAAATACAGAGTGGAGAAGGAGACGTGAATGTAATTGGCGAAGGTTCTATGCGTCGATCTTTGCAAGAAGCCAGAAAAAACAAAGACATTAAAGCTATTGTTCTTCGAGTTGATAGTCCAGGAGGAAGTGCTTTGACATCAGATTTGATATGGAGAGAAATAGAATTAACCAAAAAAGTAAAGCCTGTAGTAGTTTCTATGGGTAATTATGCCGCTTCCGGTGGGTATTATATTGCTTGCAATGCAAACAAAATTTTTGCAGAAAAAAACACCATTACAGGTTCTATTGGTGTTTTTGGTGTATTGCCCAACTTTAGTCAATTGTCTACCAAAATAGGGATTAACACAGAACAAGTAATGACTAATGATAATGCCAATTATAGTCCATTTGTTCCTTTAAACGAAAAGTTCAAAGCAGTAACTCTCGAAGGTGTTGAGCGTGTCTATAAGACATTTGTGACTCATGTTGCCGAAGGACGTAAAATGACATTTGCCCAGGTAGATTCTATTGCACAAGGTCGTGTTTGGACTGGCTCTGAAGCTTTGAAAATAGGTTTGGTCGATAAAATAGGAAACCTGAATGATGCTTTAAAAGAAGCGGCTTCCTTGGCAAAAATCAAAACATATTCTACTCAAAATTTTCCGGAATATGAGAAAAATTTTAGTGATATTCTGGCAAAACTTCCTTTTGCCAAATCTAAAGAAGCTTTGATAAAAGAAGAACTGGGCGAAGAAAATTATTTCATTCTACAACAAATTAAAAAAGTACAACTTCAAAAGGGGATACAAGCCAGAATGCCTTTCGAGATAAATATTCAATAA
- the folK gene encoding 2-amino-4-hydroxy-6-hydroxymethyldihydropteridine diphosphokinase encodes MESQHQVILSLGSNQGNRLKNIELCLELIHQEIGTVIKVSNLYETPSWGFESDAFYNCILSIHTSKSPQQVLDQVLQVEKTLGRIRNENAGYQSRIIDIDLIAFDDEIIDLKNLQIPHPLLQDRKFVLLPFQDLNINWKHPVLKKTISELIQITPDVSVCEVVQKLESPLDQIQLNHYNYIAIEGNIGAGKSTLALKMAQDFNAKTVLERFADNPFLPKFYEDQNRYAFSLEISFLADRYQQLSDDLSQFDLFKDFVVADYHIFKSLLFSKITLGEDEFRLYRTLFDIIYKEMPKPDLYIYLYQNTNRLLENIKSRGRSYEQDITAEYLEKINKGYLEYIKTQTDLNVLIIDVSDRDFVNKQEDYLYILNEIQEKIKQ; translated from the coding sequence ATGGAATCACAACATCAAGTCATTTTATCCTTAGGGAGCAATCAAGGCAATCGATTGAAAAACATCGAATTATGCCTGGAATTGATCCATCAAGAAATTGGAACTGTTATAAAAGTTTCCAACCTTTATGAAACTCCGTCATGGGGTTTTGAGAGTGACGCATTTTATAATTGTATTTTATCCATCCATACTTCAAAATCACCTCAGCAGGTTTTAGATCAGGTTTTACAAGTTGAAAAGACACTTGGGCGCATTCGAAATGAAAATGCGGGCTATCAATCCCGAATAATAGATATTGATTTGATTGCGTTTGATGATGAAATAATCGATTTAAAAAACCTTCAAATTCCGCATCCTTTACTGCAGGATAGGAAATTTGTTTTGTTGCCTTTTCAGGATCTAAATATAAATTGGAAGCATCCTGTTTTAAAAAAAACAATTTCAGAGCTAATTCAGATTACACCTGATGTGAGCGTTTGCGAAGTCGTTCAAAAACTAGAAAGTCCATTAGACCAAATACAACTGAATCATTATAATTATATAGCAATAGAAGGAAATATTGGTGCTGGAAAATCGACTTTGGCACTTAAAATGGCACAGGATTTTAATGCTAAAACCGTTTTGGAACGATTTGCCGACAATCCTTTTTTACCCAAATTCTACGAAGATCAAAACCGTTATGCTTTTTCTTTGGAAATATCATTCTTGGCCGATAGATACCAGCAATTATCCGATGATTTGTCTCAATTTGATTTGTTTAAAGATTTTGTGGTAGCCGATTATCATATTTTTAAATCATTGCTGTTTTCCAAAATTACTCTAGGAGAAGACGAGTTTAGATTGTATCGCACCCTTTTTGATATTATATATAAAGAAATGCCAAAACCCGATTTGTACATTTATCTGTATCAAAATACGAATCGATTATTGGAGAATATCAAATCTCGTGGAAGAAGTTATGAGCAAGATATTACCGCTGAATATTTAGAAAAAATAAACAAAGGATATTTGGAATACATCAAAACCCAGACCGATTTGAATGTTTTAATTATTGATGTTTCCGATCGTGATTTTGTAAACAAGCAAGAAGATTACCTATATATTTTGAATGAAATTCAAGAAAAAATCAAACAATAA
- a CDS encoding T9SS type B sorting domain-containing protein produces MKNIFFFLSLFSTFFVFAQYTAIPDTNFERTLISLGIDNGAIDGKVLTSNVSFISSLEMRFENISDLTGIEDFTNLQTLICNNNNLTTLNLTKNIQLKYLDCSYNQLTSLNVDNNTNLTSLNCNFNKLNNLNISNNLSLNDLGCSYNNLTNLDISRNIALNSFYCTFNQITNLDTRSNTNLNIFVCYDNKISNLDISKNTKINLFSCNNNQITNLDISKNINLSSFQCENNKLTSLNLKNGINNLMNVADFKFNPNLSCIQVDNVAYSNANWSSNKDITANFSSTCNTVLNNAAPIITASGNQIYCPLTSVNIVTSISITDPDDTSTDAIYVQISSGYSNGNDQLFLNNALLHPTVRSSWNASEGKLTLKSPSGLPITYSDFESAIKDVQFTNSSITPSGIKNFSISIGQANYLPRNGHYYEFVPNIGVTWTVAKAAAEVRTYYGLKGYLATITAADEAQLAGKQAPGAGWIGGSDAETEGVWKWVTGPEIGTVFWNGLSNGSTPNFAFWNFNEPNQAGDEDYAHITAPSIGKAGSWNDLADAGSPSGDYQPKGYIVEYGGMPGDPVLQLSASTTLTIPSILTTSPASKCDSGAMTLNATASAGTINWYGAVTGGNLLGSGTSFTTPILTATTSYFVDAGCSTARKEVIATINTTPSITQTNTPVTNCGPGSVTLTALASAGTVNWYSELVGGTILSTGQSFITPSISVNSVYYAEATNNGCINSTRIPVDILIYPLPPVSDQEVAHCVSFSITLDAAVPNMTYLWSTGAFTQTIDVTEKGVYTVDVTSLAPESCTSKKTITVVENNKPEIKDILVNETTVTVELIKSENYFEYSIDGVNYQNSNIFTNAPSGLQTAYVREVNLCTMDSKPFVVIVVPKYFTPNNDGFNDVWEVKGIVNYPLAEVTLFDRYGKIITQLNASNRSWDGTFNKTPLPATDYWYVLKLDNNSPEVKGHFSLKR; encoded by the coding sequence ATGAAAAACATATTCTTTTTTCTTTCACTATTCTCAACTTTTTTTGTGTTTGCCCAATATACAGCAATTCCAGATACCAATTTCGAAAGAACATTAATTAGCTTAGGTATAGACAATGGTGCAATTGACGGTAAAGTCCTTACGTCAAATGTCTCTTTTATTTCAAGTTTAGAAATGCGATTTGAAAACATTTCAGATTTGACAGGGATTGAAGATTTCACAAATTTACAAACACTCATTTGTAACAATAATAATTTAACTACTCTAAATTTAACTAAAAACATTCAGTTGAAATATTTAGATTGTAGTTACAATCAATTAACTAGTTTAAATGTAGATAACAACACCAACCTTACCTCATTAAATTGTAATTTCAATAAATTAAACAATTTAAACATTTCAAATAATTTATCTTTAAATGATTTAGGCTGTAGCTATAACAATCTTACTAATTTAGACATTTCAAGAAACATCGCATTAAATTCATTCTATTGTACCTTTAACCAAATAACAAATTTAGATACTAGAAGCAACACAAATTTAAATATATTTGTTTGTTATGATAACAAAATCAGCAATTTAGACATCTCAAAAAACACAAAAATCAACTTATTTTCTTGCAACAATAATCAAATAACAAATTTGGACATTTCCAAAAACATCAATTTAAGTTCTTTCCAGTGCGAAAACAATAAATTAACCTCGTTAAATTTAAAAAACGGAATCAATAATCTAATGAATGTTGCCGATTTTAAATTCAATCCTAATCTTAGCTGCATTCAAGTTGACAATGTCGCTTATTCAAATGCGAATTGGTCTTCAAACAAAGACATAACAGCTAATTTTTCTAGCACTTGCAATACTGTTTTAAACAACGCTGCACCAATTATTACAGCTTCAGGGAATCAAATTTACTGTCCATTAACAAGCGTAAATATTGTTACATCAATTTCTATTACCGATCCAGATGATACGAGCACTGATGCTATTTACGTACAAATATCATCAGGTTATAGCAATGGTAATGATCAGTTGTTCCTTAATAATGCTTTGCTGCATCCAACCGTAAGAAGTAGTTGGAATGCAAGTGAAGGGAAATTAACTTTAAAAAGTCCATCTGGACTACCAATTACATACTCTGATTTTGAAAGTGCGATTAAGGACGTTCAATTTACGAATTCTTCTATTACACCTTCTGGAATTAAAAATTTTTCGATTAGTATAGGTCAGGCCAATTATTTACCTCGAAATGGCCATTATTATGAGTTCGTGCCTAATATAGGAGTTACTTGGACTGTCGCAAAAGCTGCTGCTGAGGTAAGAACATATTACGGATTAAAAGGCTATTTGGCAACAATTACGGCTGCAGATGAAGCTCAGTTGGCAGGAAAACAAGCTCCCGGCGCTGGTTGGATTGGAGGTAGCGATGCCGAAACAGAAGGTGTTTGGAAATGGGTAACAGGTCCAGAAATAGGAACTGTTTTCTGGAACGGACTTTCGAATGGATCAACCCCGAATTTTGCCTTTTGGAATTTCAACGAACCCAACCAAGCTGGTGATGAAGATTATGCTCATATAACAGCGCCAAGTATTGGGAAAGCTGGTTCTTGGAATGATTTAGCCGATGCTGGAAGCCCAAGTGGTGACTACCAACCCAAAGGATATATTGTAGAATATGGAGGGATGCCTGGAGATCCCGTATTGCAACTTTCTGCTAGTACTACTTTGACAATTCCATCGATACTTACTACTTCGCCAGCTTCAAAATGTGATTCTGGAGCCATGACCCTTAATGCAACAGCATCTGCGGGAACTATTAATTGGTATGGTGCTGTTACCGGAGGGAATTTATTAGGAAGCGGAACAAGTTTTACGACTCCAATATTGACAGCGACTACTTCATATTTTGTAGATGCTGGATGTTCAACAGCAAGAAAAGAAGTAATTGCAACTATAAATACAACTCCGTCTATTACACAAACCAATACTCCTGTTACTAATTGTGGACCGGGATCAGTCACATTGACAGCCTTGGCTTCGGCTGGAACAGTAAACTGGTATTCAGAACTGGTTGGAGGAACAATTTTAAGTACAGGGCAGTCGTTTATTACTCCAAGCATTTCGGTAAATTCAGTGTATTATGCAGAAGCGACTAATAATGGCTGTATAAATAGTACTCGAATTCCAGTTGACATACTAATTTATCCACTACCACCAGTTAGCGATCAAGAAGTTGCACATTGTGTTTCTTTTAGTATAACACTGGATGCAGCTGTTCCAAACATGACTTATCTATGGTCTACGGGTGCATTCACTCAAACAATAGATGTGACAGAAAAAGGGGTTTATACTGTAGATGTAACTAGCCTTGCGCCAGAAAGCTGTACGAGTAAAAAAACAATTACGGTTGTAGAAAACAATAAACCAGAAATAAAAGATATCCTTGTAAATGAAACAACGGTAACAGTTGAACTAATAAAGAGTGAAAACTATTTTGAATATTCAATCGATGGCGTAAATTATCAAAACTCAAATATTTTTACCAACGCTCCGAGTGGATTGCAAACTGCTTATGTGCGAGAGGTAAATCTTTGCACTATGGACAGTAAACCCTTTGTTGTGATTGTTGTTCCAAAATATTTTACTCCGAATAATGATGGTTTTAATGATGTTTGGGAAGTAAAAGGAATCGTCAATTACCCTTTGGCAGAAGTAACTCTTTTTGACCGCTACGGAAAAATAATAACTCAACTCAATGCTTCAAATCGAAGTTGGGATGGAACTTTCAATAAAACTCCTTTGCCTGCAACAGATTATTGGTATGTTTTAAAATTAGACAATAATAGCCCGGAAGTCAAAGGACATTTCTCTTTGAAAAGATAA